One Ranitomeya imitator isolate aRanImi1 chromosome 1, aRanImi1.pri, whole genome shotgun sequence DNA window includes the following coding sequences:
- the LOC138676712 gene encoding uncharacterized protein, producing MGDHRHADVIVTRELWEQVCQQLVESWENLVWAQNQERDRIVKWWQSIRDHFKKEFNKEMRAPSGSGGRRSRYKYAQALSFLRSTMVTRSTFESTREPAAALNPSGPIPQESATEGHFDSPGPSAPSHSAPSQPSHPSDPSVPSTSAGASWPVPLHESAGEDIAFPVPHPSAPATSSTPVASGHQWQRDQVQSYAPEFLHLNASFQDCLKVLSEQMAAGFNLINKSILELHTLLLMMRS from the exons atgggtgaccacCGCCATGCCGATGTCATAGTGACCCGTGAACTCTGGGAACAAGTATGCCAGCAGCTAGTTGAGAGCTGGGAGAACCTCGtttgggcccagaatcaagaac gtgacaggaTTGTGAAGTGGTGGCAGTCTATAAGGGAtcactttaagaaggagttcaacaaagagatgcgggccccgagtggttctggaggacgcaggagcagatacaaatatgcccaagccctgtcgttcctcaggtcgacgatggtgacccgaag cactttcgagagcactcgggagcctgcagctgcgTTGAACCCTTCTGGGCCAATCCCTCAGGAGtctgccaccgagggacacttcgacagtcccggtccctctgcaccttcccactctgcaccttcccagccttcccacccatctgatccctcggtcccatccaccagcgctggagcatcctggccggttccattgcatgaatctgctggtgaggatatagcttttcctgtaccccacccctctgctcctGCCACCTCTAGCACACCTGTAGCTTCGGGGCACCAGTGGCAGAGGgatcaggtacagagctatgcgcccgagttcttgcacctgaacgcatcctttcaggactgtctcaaagttttgtccgagcaaatggctgcaggtttcaatttaataaataaaagcatactcgagttgcatacacttctgctaatGATGCGTTCATAA